A stretch of the Medicago truncatula cultivar Jemalong A17 chromosome 5, MtrunA17r5.0-ANR, whole genome shotgun sequence genome encodes the following:
- the LOC11408632 gene encoding zinc finger CCCH domain-containing protein 66 isoform X1 — protein sequence MLIIFIFIFRFVLPWKQHRTEIFMCGDSKKKTCQKDLIMGCEFVNGNKEGQYHEVSYLLEFSAADDVIGFKNAIENEGCDVDGVGLWYGRNVGSNKFGYEERTPLMVAAMYGSLDVSAYILGTGRVDVNRSSGSDGATALHCAVVGGSAASPKIIKILLDASADASAVDANGSRPVDLIVSLANSIFNQRKRMLQALLEGTGGADQTHLLFPETIDDIDEYQRQDVNTPRVSKDYAVDVSLPDIKNGIYSTDEFRMYTFKVKPCSRAYSHDWTECPFVHPGENARRRDPRKYHYSCVPCPEFRKGSCSKGDSCDYAHGIFECWLHPAQYKTRLCKDESLCMRRVCFFAHKVEELRPLYASTGSAIPSPRSYYSTASTLEMGSISPMSLGSPSVLIPPSSTPPLTSSGASSPVAATAMWQTPSNVSIPTLQLPKSRLKTGMTARDINSDIAMLRVETQRRKQQLLMDEMSGLSSPSNWNHSMPNSPSFPVSSTNHTTGELNRFSGVNPTNLEDFFGSLDPSMLHKFHGISLDSAGSQLQSPTGIQMRPNMNQHLQQNYSSGHSTSSVIGSPTYRFQPSGELSASALNARAAAFSKRSQSFIERGVTNRHSELHSPAKPYAFSNWGSPDGNLDWTSHGEELNKLRKSSSFAFRTTSTPLTPAAARAQENDYEPDVSWVNTLVKDATPQESHQFSVEDQKRKLQRHLNNGTDSIPAWLEQLYMDQEQIVQ from the exons atgttaataatttttatttttatttttcgttttgtTTTACCATGGAAACAACATAGGACAG AAATCTTCATGTGCGgtgattctaagaaaaaaaCTTGTCAAAAGGATTTGATTATGGGTTGTGAGTTTGTGAATGGGAATAAAGAAGGGCAGTATCATGAGGTTTCTTATTTGCTTGAATTTTCAGCTGCAGATGATGTGATTGGTTTCAAAAATGCGATTGAAAACGAGGGTTGTGATGTTGATGGGGTTGGTTTGTGGTATGGAAGGAACGTTGGTTCAAACAAATTTGGTTATGAAGAGAGGACACCTCTCATGGTTGCTGCTATGTATGGAAGTTTGGATGTATCGGCTTATATTCTTGGAACAGGTCGGGTTGATGTTAATCGGTCTAGTGGATCCGATGGTGCTACTGCTCTTCATTGTGCGGTTGTTGGGGGTTCTGCTGCTTCCCCCAAGATTATCAAGATTTTGCTTGATGCATCGGCGGATGCTAGTGCTGTTGATGCCAACGGTAGCCGACCCGTTGATTTGATTGTTTCTCTGGCCAATTCTATCTTCAATCAAAGGAAGAGGATGCTACAAGCTCTTTTGGAGGGGACAGGCGGTGCTGATCAGACACATCTTTTGTTTCCAGAGACAATTGATGACATTGACGAATATCAAAGGCAAGATGTAAACACACCTCGTGTTTCAAAAGATTATGCTGTTGATGTCTCTCTTCCAGACATTAAGAATGGGATATATAGTACCGATGAGTTTAGGATGTATACATTCAAAGTGAAGCCTTGTTCAAGGGCTTATTCTCATGATTGGACCGAGTGTCCTTTTGTTCATCCAGGGGAAAATGCAAGGCGACGCGATCCAAGGAAATATCATTATAGCTGCGTCCCTTGTCCTGAGTTTCGGAAAGGATCTTGCAGTAAAGGAGATTCTTGTGACTATGCACACGGTATTTTTGAGTGCTGGCTTCATCCTGCGCAGTATAAGACACGGCTTTGCAAGGATGAGAGTTTGTGCATGAGAAGAGTTTGCTTCTTTGCTCACAAGGTCGAGGAGCTTCGCCCCTTGTATGCTTCTACCGGTTCTGCTATTCCATCTCCTAGGTCATATTACAGTACTGCTTCTACATTAGAGATGGGTTCAATTAGCCCAATGTCACTTGGTTCTCCATCTGTTTTGATACCACCCTCCTCAACGCCGCCTTTGACTTCATCTGGAGCGTCGTCTCCCGTTGCTGCTACAGCCATGTGGCAGACACCGTCTAATGTTTCGATCCCTACCCTTCAGCTTCCCAAAAGCAGGTTGAAGACTGGAATGACCGCTAGAGATATTAATTCAGATATTGCAATGCTTAGGGTTGAAACTCAGCGGCGAAAGCAGCAACTACTGATGGATGAGATGTCCGGTCTTTCCTCTCCTTCCAACTGGAATCATTCCATGCCTAACAGTCCATCTTTTCCGGTTTCTTCGACCAACCATACCACCGGGGAACTAAATAGGTTTTCGGGGGTGAATCCTACAAACCTTGAAGACTTTTTCGGGTCTCTTGATCCGTCAATGTTGCATAAATTCCACGGAATTTCACTTGATTCTGCAGGATCTCAGTTACAATCTCCGACTGGAATCCAAATGCGTCCGAATATGAACCAGCATCTGCAACAAAACTATTCTTCAGGCCATTCCACTTCCAGTGTGATTGGATCTCCGACTTATAGGTTTCAGCCATCCGGGGAGTTATCCGCATCGGCTTTGAATGCAAGAGCTGCTGCATTTTCAAAGCGGAGCCAGAGCTTTATCGAGCGCGGTGTCACAAACCGTCATTCTGAGCTTCATTCTCCTGCTAAGCCTTATGCTTTTTCTAACTGGGGCTCACCCGATGGAAATTTAGATTGGACTTCACACGGAGAAGAACTGAATAAGCTGAGGAAATCATCTTCATTTGCATTTCGAACCACCAGTACTCCTTTAACTCCAGCTGCAGCTAGGGCACAGGAAAATGACTATGAACCAGATGTGTCTTGGGTTAATACACTTGTAAAGGATGCTACGCCGCAAGAATCTCATCAGTTTAGTGTTGAAGATCAGAAAAGGAAACTGCAGCGCCATCTTAACAATGGAACAGATTCGATTCCGGCTTGGTTGGAGCAATTGTACATGGATCAGGAGCAAATAGTGCAGTGA
- the LOC11408632 gene encoding zinc finger CCCH domain-containing protein 66 isoform X2: protein MCGDSKKKTCQKDLIMGCEFVNGNKEGQYHEVSYLLEFSAADDVIGFKNAIENEGCDVDGVGLWYGRNVGSNKFGYEERTPLMVAAMYGSLDVSAYILGTGRVDVNRSSGSDGATALHCAVVGGSAASPKIIKILLDASADASAVDANGSRPVDLIVSLANSIFNQRKRMLQALLEGTGGADQTHLLFPETIDDIDEYQRQDVNTPRVSKDYAVDVSLPDIKNGIYSTDEFRMYTFKVKPCSRAYSHDWTECPFVHPGENARRRDPRKYHYSCVPCPEFRKGSCSKGDSCDYAHGIFECWLHPAQYKTRLCKDESLCMRRVCFFAHKVEELRPLYASTGSAIPSPRSYYSTASTLEMGSISPMSLGSPSVLIPPSSTPPLTSSGASSPVAATAMWQTPSNVSIPTLQLPKSRLKTGMTARDINSDIAMLRVETQRRKQQLLMDEMSGLSSPSNWNHSMPNSPSFPVSSTNHTTGELNRFSGVNPTNLEDFFGSLDPSMLHKFHGISLDSAGSQLQSPTGIQMRPNMNQHLQQNYSSGHSTSSVIGSPTYRFQPSGELSASALNARAAAFSKRSQSFIERGVTNRHSELHSPAKPYAFSNWGSPDGNLDWTSHGEELNKLRKSSSFAFRTTSTPLTPAAARAQENDYEPDVSWVNTLVKDATPQESHQFSVEDQKRKLQRHLNNGTDSIPAWLEQLYMDQEQIVQ, encoded by the coding sequence ATGTGCGgtgattctaagaaaaaaaCTTGTCAAAAGGATTTGATTATGGGTTGTGAGTTTGTGAATGGGAATAAAGAAGGGCAGTATCATGAGGTTTCTTATTTGCTTGAATTTTCAGCTGCAGATGATGTGATTGGTTTCAAAAATGCGATTGAAAACGAGGGTTGTGATGTTGATGGGGTTGGTTTGTGGTATGGAAGGAACGTTGGTTCAAACAAATTTGGTTATGAAGAGAGGACACCTCTCATGGTTGCTGCTATGTATGGAAGTTTGGATGTATCGGCTTATATTCTTGGAACAGGTCGGGTTGATGTTAATCGGTCTAGTGGATCCGATGGTGCTACTGCTCTTCATTGTGCGGTTGTTGGGGGTTCTGCTGCTTCCCCCAAGATTATCAAGATTTTGCTTGATGCATCGGCGGATGCTAGTGCTGTTGATGCCAACGGTAGCCGACCCGTTGATTTGATTGTTTCTCTGGCCAATTCTATCTTCAATCAAAGGAAGAGGATGCTACAAGCTCTTTTGGAGGGGACAGGCGGTGCTGATCAGACACATCTTTTGTTTCCAGAGACAATTGATGACATTGACGAATATCAAAGGCAAGATGTAAACACACCTCGTGTTTCAAAAGATTATGCTGTTGATGTCTCTCTTCCAGACATTAAGAATGGGATATATAGTACCGATGAGTTTAGGATGTATACATTCAAAGTGAAGCCTTGTTCAAGGGCTTATTCTCATGATTGGACCGAGTGTCCTTTTGTTCATCCAGGGGAAAATGCAAGGCGACGCGATCCAAGGAAATATCATTATAGCTGCGTCCCTTGTCCTGAGTTTCGGAAAGGATCTTGCAGTAAAGGAGATTCTTGTGACTATGCACACGGTATTTTTGAGTGCTGGCTTCATCCTGCGCAGTATAAGACACGGCTTTGCAAGGATGAGAGTTTGTGCATGAGAAGAGTTTGCTTCTTTGCTCACAAGGTCGAGGAGCTTCGCCCCTTGTATGCTTCTACCGGTTCTGCTATTCCATCTCCTAGGTCATATTACAGTACTGCTTCTACATTAGAGATGGGTTCAATTAGCCCAATGTCACTTGGTTCTCCATCTGTTTTGATACCACCCTCCTCAACGCCGCCTTTGACTTCATCTGGAGCGTCGTCTCCCGTTGCTGCTACAGCCATGTGGCAGACACCGTCTAATGTTTCGATCCCTACCCTTCAGCTTCCCAAAAGCAGGTTGAAGACTGGAATGACCGCTAGAGATATTAATTCAGATATTGCAATGCTTAGGGTTGAAACTCAGCGGCGAAAGCAGCAACTACTGATGGATGAGATGTCCGGTCTTTCCTCTCCTTCCAACTGGAATCATTCCATGCCTAACAGTCCATCTTTTCCGGTTTCTTCGACCAACCATACCACCGGGGAACTAAATAGGTTTTCGGGGGTGAATCCTACAAACCTTGAAGACTTTTTCGGGTCTCTTGATCCGTCAATGTTGCATAAATTCCACGGAATTTCACTTGATTCTGCAGGATCTCAGTTACAATCTCCGACTGGAATCCAAATGCGTCCGAATATGAACCAGCATCTGCAACAAAACTATTCTTCAGGCCATTCCACTTCCAGTGTGATTGGATCTCCGACTTATAGGTTTCAGCCATCCGGGGAGTTATCCGCATCGGCTTTGAATGCAAGAGCTGCTGCATTTTCAAAGCGGAGCCAGAGCTTTATCGAGCGCGGTGTCACAAACCGTCATTCTGAGCTTCATTCTCCTGCTAAGCCTTATGCTTTTTCTAACTGGGGCTCACCCGATGGAAATTTAGATTGGACTTCACACGGAGAAGAACTGAATAAGCTGAGGAAATCATCTTCATTTGCATTTCGAACCACCAGTACTCCTTTAACTCCAGCTGCAGCTAGGGCACAGGAAAATGACTATGAACCAGATGTGTCTTGGGTTAATACACTTGTAAAGGATGCTACGCCGCAAGAATCTCATCAGTTTAGTGTTGAAGATCAGAAAAGGAAACTGCAGCGCCATCTTAACAATGGAACAGATTCGATTCCGGCTTGGTTGGAGCAATTGTACATGGATCAGGAGCAAATAGTGCAGTGA